One window of the Shewanella cyperi genome contains the following:
- a CDS encoding oxidative damage protection protein, with translation MARTVNCVYLNKEAEGLDFQLYPGELGKRIFDSISKEAWGLWQKKQTMLINEKKLNMMNLEHRKLLEEQMVNFLFEGKEVEIEGYVPPSE, from the coding sequence ATGGCCCGTACAGTCAACTGCGTTTACCTCAACAAAGAAGCCGAAGGCCTGGATTTCCAGCTCTACCCGGGCGAACTCGGCAAGCGCATTTTCGACTCCATCAGCAAGGAGGCCTGGGGCCTGTGGCAAAAAAAGCAGACCATGCTGATCAACGAGAAAAAGCTCAACATGATGAATCTTGAGCATCGCAAACTGCTGGAAGAGCAAATGGTTAACTTCCTGTTTGAAGGCAAGGAAGTGGAAATCGAAGGCTACGTGCCACCAAGCGAATAA